Proteins encoded within one genomic window of Lentisphaera araneosa HTCC2155:
- a CDS encoding low molecular weight protein-tyrosine-phosphatase, protein MMNILFVCNANSCRSPMAAAFFNHLCTQNKITGVAAVSAGTQAEEGAPASQLAVALMANLGVVIENHISRRVTAEMVSDCEAIFCMEKAQLNELTKDFPEAKEKARLLLTLLDSKLGVEDPVGGDDEMYQQCFLNMMPALAELSDRIIRSR, encoded by the coding sequence ATGATGAATATTCTTTTTGTCTGCAATGCAAACTCTTGCCGTAGCCCTATGGCAGCCGCTTTTTTTAATCACCTCTGTACTCAAAATAAAATCACAGGTGTCGCAGCTGTATCTGCAGGGACTCAAGCAGAGGAAGGTGCCCCAGCATCTCAGCTCGCCGTTGCCCTAATGGCAAACCTCGGCGTTGTTATTGAAAACCATATTTCTCGCCGCGTGACAGCCGAGATGGTGAGCGATTGTGAAGCTATCTTTTGCATGGAGAAAGCTCAGCTCAACGAGCTAACAAAAGATTTTCCAGAAGCTAAAGAAAAAGCGCGTCTATTACTGACTTTACTCGATAGTAAATTGGGAGTTGAAGATCCCGTTGGCGGTGATGATGAAATGTATCAGCAATGTTTCCTCAATATGATGCCCGCACTAGCGGAGCTTTCCGACCGGATCATTAGATCACGCTAA
- a CDS encoding IMP cyclohydrolase, translating into MSEKTLSRSAYLNRNEGSYEDQLVICGADYTKVDDLRYGTNPHQTAAFYKPAGLESPIGDLKVLKNGKSGLSQTNLEDISYALNIVKFFDEPTCAVMKHVNPSGAATAANVYDAYIQARDADPRAAFGSTIAFNSTVDEATAREIMSSFVECVVAPTVSEEAMAVFTNPDVKMNKSIRILQCGDLKNLPRYTGEEEARHNTLKTLADGSVVVAAPLTTSLKSVADLKPASGENKACGFQESTVAASEQEKKDLLAAWYFNINVRSNGVVLVKNGTTVSVGTGEQDRVGAIEQAIAKFKLKYEGEEDIQGSVMSSDGFFPFSDGVETAATAGVTAVIAPAGSLKDADVIKRANELGVALFHAPERIFSHH; encoded by the coding sequence ATGTCTGAAAAGACTTTATCCAGAAGTGCGTACCTCAATCGCAATGAGGGTTCATACGAAGACCAGCTCGTCATTTGTGGTGCTGACTACACTAAGGTAGATGATCTCCGCTACGGAACTAATCCACACCAAACAGCAGCTTTTTATAAACCAGCTGGTCTTGAGAGTCCCATTGGCGACCTCAAGGTATTGAAGAATGGTAAGAGTGGTCTTTCTCAGACTAACTTAGAAGACATTTCCTATGCTTTGAATATCGTTAAATTTTTTGATGAGCCTACATGTGCAGTAATGAAGCATGTTAACCCTTCTGGCGCAGCAACTGCAGCGAACGTCTATGACGCTTACATTCAAGCGCGCGATGCCGATCCTCGTGCCGCTTTTGGGAGTACAATTGCATTTAATTCAACAGTTGATGAAGCGACAGCTAGAGAAATCATGTCTTCTTTTGTTGAGTGTGTTGTCGCACCTACAGTGAGTGAAGAAGCGATGGCAGTATTCACCAATCCTGATGTAAAAATGAATAAATCAATTCGCATTCTGCAGTGCGGTGATTTAAAGAATTTACCTCGTTACACAGGTGAAGAAGAAGCGCGTCACAATACTTTAAAAACTTTAGCAGACGGTTCTGTTGTAGTTGCAGCTCCTCTCACAACTTCTCTCAAAAGTGTAGCAGACCTTAAGCCAGCTAGCGGTGAAAATAAAGCTTGTGGTTTCCAAGAATCTACAGTTGCTGCTTCTGAGCAAGAGAAAAAAGATTTATTAGCTGCTTGGTACTTCAATATCAACGTTAGATCAAATGGTGTTGTTCTTGTGAAGAATGGCACAACAGTTTCTGTTGGTACGGGCGAACAAGATCGCGTGGGTGCAATTGAGCAAGCCATTGCGAAATTTAAGCTCAAGTACGAAGGTGAAGAAGATATTCAGGGTTCAGTGATGTCCAGTGATGGTTTCTTCCCTTTTTCCGACGGTGTTGAAACTGCTGCAACTGCTGGTGTTACCGCAGTTATTGCTCCAGCTGGATCTTTGAAGGATGCAGACGTGATTAAGCGCGCTAATGAATTAGGAGTGGCTTTATTCCACGCACCTGAGCGTATTT